A stretch of the Sphingobacterium thalpophilum genome encodes the following:
- a CDS encoding helix-turn-helix domain-containing protein, which yields MNGEIYLSGEDVCKLLHISRRTLQQYRDDQILPYIQIGGKITFKQTDLLRILEQNYVCKWTKEQVTDFEQSYFYIETSLVSLLLENIKILKVFLL from the coding sequence ATGAATGGTGAAATATATCTTTCAGGCGAAGACGTGTGCAAGCTGTTACATATCAGCAGACGGACTTTACAGCAATATCGTGATGACCAAATACTCCCATACATCCAGATAGGCGGCAAAATCACTTTTAAGCAAACCGACCTTTTACGGATACTTGAACAAAACTATGTCTGCAAATGGACAAAAGAACAAGTAACGGATTTCGAGCAATCATATTTCTATATCGAAACGAGTTTAGTATCTTTGCTTTTAGAAAATATAAAAATACTTAAAGTGTTTTTGCTTTAA
- a CDS encoding LapA family protein, with protein MRKILLIALSVVITLICAQNTQEVSVGLIVKTQIALWKLLLLFFILGMLFAFLLKGGKRKTQAPLVGNTDYSADDYPEHNPGLSDEDREFLS; from the coding sequence ATGCGCAAAATACTTTTAATCGCTTTATCAGTTGTTATCACACTCATTTGTGCTCAAAACACGCAGGAAGTGAGCGTAGGTCTTATTGTCAAGACACAAATCGCACTCTGGAAACTACTTTTATTGTTTTTTATCCTTGGGATGTTATTTGCCTTTCTTTTAAAAGGGGGAAAAAGGAAAACACAGGCTCCGCTTGTCGGAAATACGGATTATTCTGCTGATGACTATCCGGAGCACAACCCCGGACTTTCCGACGAAGATAGGGAGTTTCTCTCGTAA
- the fbp gene encoding class 1 fructose-bisphosphatase: MSGITTLGQFIIEKQADFPYAKGELSRLLRDIGIAAKIVNREVNKAGLVDILGDAGQTNIQGEGQKKLDVYADEQFIKALQSGGECCVVASEEHENPVYIHSGVSKNAKYIVCIDPLDGSSNIDVNVSVGTIFSIYRRISDTGVSCNNNDILQKGTKQVAAGYVIYGSSTMLVYTTGKGVNGFTLDPSIGEFCLSHPDMKIPEAGHIYSINEGNYSKFPNGVKQYIKYCQMEDPSTLRPYASRYIGSMVADIHRNLLKGGIFLYPTTSAHPNGKLRLMYECNPIAFIIEQAGGKASNGCQRILDIEPRSLHQRSAAFLGNTEMVDLLEDFLQKYRD, from the coding sequence ATGAGTGGCATCACTACACTAGGTCAATTTATCATTGAAAAGCAAGCCGATTTTCCATATGCAAAAGGAGAGCTCTCCCGGCTGCTGCGCGATATCGGTATCGCCGCAAAAATCGTCAACAGAGAAGTGAATAAAGCCGGTCTGGTAGATATTCTGGGCGACGCGGGGCAGACGAATATTCAAGGCGAAGGGCAAAAGAAGTTGGATGTGTACGCCGATGAGCAGTTTATTAAGGCGCTACAAAGTGGGGGCGAATGTTGTGTGGTTGCGTCAGAGGAGCATGAAAACCCCGTTTATATCCATTCTGGTGTGTCAAAAAATGCGAAATATATTGTTTGTATAGATCCGTTGGACGGGTCAAGCAATATTGACGTTAATGTCTCTGTCGGCACCATATTTTCGATCTACAGGCGGATTTCTGACACAGGCGTTTCCTGCAACAACAATGATATTTTACAAAAAGGGACCAAGCAAGTTGCCGCGGGCTATGTGATCTACGGCAGCTCCACCATGCTGGTATATACTACTGGAAAAGGCGTGAATGGCTTTACGTTGGATCCTTCAATCGGCGAATTCTGTTTATCTCACCCCGATATGAAAATACCTGAAGCCGGACATATTTATTCCATCAACGAGGGGAATTATTCTAAATTTCCTAACGGTGTTAAGCAGTATATCAAATATTGTCAGATGGAAGATCCGTCAACCCTACGGCCGTATGCTTCCCGCTATATTGGTTCGATGGTCGCCGACATCCATCGCAATTTGTTGAAAGGCGGTATATTTCTTTATCCAACGACCTCTGCGCATCCCAATGGCAAACTGCGCCTGATGTACGAATGTAACCCCATTGCTTTTATCATAGAGCAGGCAGGAGGAAAGGCATCCAATGGTTGTCAACGTATTCTGGATATTGAGCCCAGGAGCTTACATCAGCGCTCCGCAGCATTTCTAGGGAATACGGAGATGGTTGATCTTCTTGAGGATTTTCTTCAAAAATATAGGGATTGA
- a CDS encoding L,D-transpeptidase family protein: MSRFLVLISFVSIVFFSCKENPPTYGDVLAEGFDQKSYKEFDTAAYVKVFWEVYGKQKAKLHNPSWMKQLADSTEGMTLVASHLFDGSLDTMLTYFERSEAHGIRTSYFHTIEIKETLFSLRKLKPKDVAEAYPLLAKLDLLGTDGFVAYVSGLKYGMVNPKRLYGRYFVPQKRMNYGNVARLMDSVSIGAVLASVQPKNQYYLKFQELLENGDLDPAQRISVLMTLEKLRWMGEVFPERYVFVNIPEQRLHIVEEGKSRQVMNVCVGETANPGYTRKGENHETPVMQGVLDAMQVNPVWNIPSSIVKKELLASVRNNPNYLASRNMVAYYKGKQVDPATVNWNADSVEKFRFKQNPGSDNSLGNVKFLFENPYSIYLHDTPAKQMFGQTNRAVSHGCVRVEKPVDLASYLVNNEKQAERIAKEITTDSISKSRWVTLKRKMPVYLTYYTTWLDDAGKIVSYPDIYGYDPRLKEALKKYWAN, translated from the coding sequence ATGTCACGATTTTTAGTTCTTATTTCATTCGTTTCAATAGTATTTTTTTCTTGTAAAGAGAATCCGCCGACATATGGTGATGTGCTGGCAGAGGGTTTTGATCAAAAGTCCTATAAGGAATTCGATACAGCGGCTTATGTTAAAGTATTCTGGGAAGTCTACGGGAAGCAGAAGGCTAAATTACATAATCCAAGCTGGATGAAGCAGCTGGCTGATTCGACGGAAGGAATGACTTTAGTTGCTAGCCACTTATTTGATGGAAGCCTGGATACGATGCTGACGTATTTTGAGCGGAGTGAGGCGCATGGCATACGTACGAGCTATTTCCATACCATTGAAATTAAGGAAACCTTATTTTCCCTTCGCAAATTGAAGCCCAAAGATGTGGCAGAAGCCTATCCTCTTTTGGCAAAGTTGGACTTGCTGGGTACAGATGGGTTTGTCGCCTATGTTAGCGGACTCAAATATGGGATGGTGAATCCCAAGCGTCTGTATGGTCGTTATTTTGTACCGCAAAAGCGTATGAACTACGGCAATGTAGCACGTTTGATGGATAGCGTTTCGATTGGGGCGGTTTTAGCATCCGTTCAGCCAAAAAATCAGTATTATCTCAAGTTTCAGGAGCTGTTGGAGAATGGGGATCTGGATCCTGCGCAACGGATCAGTGTGTTGATGACGCTGGAGAAATTGCGCTGGATGGGCGAGGTGTTTCCCGAACGCTATGTATTTGTCAATATCCCCGAGCAACGGTTACATATTGTAGAAGAAGGCAAATCCCGGCAAGTGATGAATGTATGTGTAGGAGAGACGGCTAATCCGGGGTATACGCGCAAGGGTGAGAATCACGAAACGCCTGTAATGCAGGGCGTCTTGGATGCTATGCAGGTAAACCCTGTCTGGAATATTCCGAGCAGTATAGTTAAAAAAGAGTTACTGGCCAGTGTAAGAAACAACCCAAACTATTTGGCGTCACGCAACATGGTAGCTTATTATAAAGGCAAACAGGTGGATCCGGCCACGGTAAACTGGAATGCCGACTCTGTCGAAAAGTTTCGCTTTAAACAGAATCCGGGCTCAGACAACTCATTGGGAAATGTAAAATTTCTGTTTGAGAATCCGTATTCGATCTATCTGCATGATACACCGGCCAAACAGATGTTTGGGCAGACCAACCGTGCGGTGAGCCATGGTTGTGTACGCGTAGAAAAGCCGGTAGATCTGGCGAGCTACCTCGTCAATAATGAAAAGCAGGCCGAGCGGATCGCAAAAGAGATCACGACGGATTCGATCTCCAAATCACGTTGGGTAACATTGAAGCGAAAGATGCCTGTATACCTTACGTACTATACAACATGGCTGGATGATGCGGGGAAAATAGTGTCCTATCCGGACATCTATGGCTATGATCCGCGACTGAAAGAAGCTTTAAAGAAGTACTGGGCGAACTAA
- a CDS encoding DUF3943 domain-containing protein — translation MKQHIGPFPYLFVLFLLLYNTCFSSIPTALVADDSIYHDIFRPSRPLAPAPTTRFDSLTIEQKKNFLRAGIEWFSIQAIPASVNYFIRKDPVANISFKNFFSHLKFSAWTWDDNHFATNQIAHPYHGQFYFNAFRSNNFSFLQSTAATVAGSYIWETAGETEPPSINDIINTSFGGTILGEMTHRLSHHILARPSLTKSQRNKKEILAMLINPINGLNRLLDGRWGNTHKGTVIDSSLVHTEVELGIRRFDAKEHDIINRGKNDIYARIKLIYNNDALDRKKPFDDFYLNLEVGSDDSSIVNAVNIYASLYGNRVLSNLPGRHRGILSAHFDFLRNEAFYYGSQSINYTLFSHFAIGSQSKLTTVLGGGPVILAAVPDPYLHFGESRTYDYGPGVDIRASATLSTLKRFKFGVDYRGGYFVTISGNKSHHYLHTASTSAALRIWKNFGVNLYSGYFRLEGHYRYHNNVNRDYPFVRLALAYNSEY, via the coding sequence ATGAAGCAACACATTGGCCCTTTCCCCTACTTATTCGTTCTTTTTCTGCTACTGTACAACACTTGTTTTAGCAGTATACCCACTGCCCTTGTTGCTGATGACAGCATTTATCATGACATATTTCGGCCCAGTCGCCCACTAGCTCCTGCTCCTACCACACGGTTTGACAGCCTGACAATTGAGCAGAAGAAAAATTTCCTGCGCGCCGGTATAGAGTGGTTCTCCATTCAGGCGATTCCTGCTTCGGTCAATTATTTTATACGGAAAGATCCTGTTGCCAACATCTCCTTTAAGAATTTTTTTAGTCATCTTAAATTTTCTGCCTGGACTTGGGATGACAATCATTTTGCGACTAATCAGATTGCCCACCCCTATCATGGCCAGTTTTATTTCAATGCTTTTCGGTCCAACAATTTTAGTTTTTTGCAGTCCACGGCAGCTACGGTCGCAGGTAGCTATATCTGGGAAACTGCCGGTGAAACTGAACCCCCTTCCATCAATGATATCATTAATACAAGCTTTGGTGGTACTATTCTGGGAGAGATGACCCATCGGCTGTCGCATCATATACTGGCCAGGCCGAGCCTGACGAAAAGCCAGCGCAATAAAAAGGAAATTTTAGCCATGTTGATCAATCCGATCAACGGGTTAAACCGTTTGCTCGACGGCCGCTGGGGGAATACACACAAAGGCACAGTGATAGATAGTTCCTTAGTACATACCGAAGTCGAACTTGGTATACGTCGTTTTGATGCCAAAGAACACGATATTATCAATCGTGGAAAGAATGACATCTATGCCCGCATCAAACTGATCTATAATAATGATGCTTTAGACCGCAAGAAACCTTTTGACGACTTCTACCTCAATCTGGAAGTCGGCTCAGACGACAGCTCCATCGTGAACGCTGTCAATATCTATGCATCACTGTATGGAAACCGCGTACTATCAAATTTACCAGGCCGTCACCGCGGTATTCTGTCCGCTCATTTTGACTTTCTGCGTAACGAAGCCTTTTACTATGGATCTCAAAGTATAAACTATACTCTTTTTTCACACTTTGCCATCGGCAGTCAAAGTAAGTTAACAACTGTCCTGGGCGGTGGACCAGTCATACTGGCCGCGGTGCCCGACCCTTACCTACATTTTGGTGAAAGCCGTACCTACGATTATGGCCCCGGAGTAGATATCCGGGCGTCAGCAACCCTCAGTACCCTGAAGCGTTTCAAATTTGGCGTCGACTATCGCGGTGGTTACTTTGTTACGATAAGCGGCAATAAGTCGCACCACTACCTGCATACCGCCTCCACCAGTGCTGCCTTACGGATCTGGAAAAATTTTGGCGTAAACCTGTATTCAGGGTACTTCAGACTAGAAGGACACTATCGGTATCACAACAACGTTAATAGAGATTATCCCTTTGTCCGCCTAGCACTGGCCTATAACTCTGAATACTAG
- a CDS encoding SulP family inorganic anion transporter, producing the protein MNNTFDFFSLRSVNLKNELFAGLTVAMTMIPESLSFAILAGLPPLTGLYAAFLMGLVTSILGGRPGMVSGGAGATVVVLMALAASHGIDYLFAAVLLAGLLQFLVGLFKWGKFVRLIPQPVMYGFLNGLAIIIFMAQVVQFKVNTDTGMAWMTGGTLYVMGGLTLLTILIVVGFPRLTKAIPASLVAILVIFVLVSALGIDTKKVVDIASVSGSLPQFHFPDIPWNWETLQLIFPYSLVMAGVGLVESLLTLNMVDEITASKGNANRESMAQGIANTINGLFGGMGGCAMVAQTLVNLNAGARTRLSAFIGSMTILLIILVGAPFIEQIPMAALVGVMMMVAIGTFQWVSLRIITKFPKSDIFVGMLVAVITVLLHNLALAVLMGVVISALVFAWDNAKRIRARKYIDSDGVKHYEIYGPLFFGSTANFLEKFEVNEDPDHVILDFKESRVVDMSAIDALNKITERYAAQDKKIELWHLSEDCRSLLKNAEGVALVNIKEDPTYKVMPGN; encoded by the coding sequence ATGAATAATACCTTTGACTTTTTTTCGCTGCGATCCGTCAATCTCAAGAATGAGTTGTTCGCTGGATTGACAGTAGCGATGACCATGATACCCGAATCGCTTTCCTTTGCGATCTTGGCGGGGTTGCCTCCTTTGACAGGGCTTTATGCTGCATTTTTAATGGGACTAGTGACTTCAATTTTAGGAGGGCGGCCCGGAATGGTGTCTGGTGGAGCTGGGGCGACCGTGGTTGTCCTGATGGCATTGGCTGCGAGCCATGGAATAGATTATCTCTTTGCGGCAGTGCTGTTAGCAGGTCTTTTACAATTTTTGGTTGGTTTATTTAAGTGGGGTAAATTTGTCCGTCTGATCCCGCAGCCGGTTATGTATGGTTTTTTGAATGGTTTGGCTATTATTATTTTTATGGCACAAGTTGTCCAATTCAAGGTGAACACGGATACTGGTATGGCCTGGATGACGGGGGGCACGTTATATGTCATGGGCGGACTCACCTTATTGACGATATTGATCGTCGTCGGGTTTCCACGTCTTACCAAGGCTATACCTGCCTCTCTGGTAGCTATTTTGGTAATTTTTGTTCTCGTGTCAGCATTGGGAATCGACACCAAGAAAGTGGTGGATATCGCTTCGGTAAGTGGTTCGCTGCCGCAGTTTCATTTTCCAGACATCCCATGGAATTGGGAGACCTTACAGCTCATTTTTCCGTATTCTTTAGTGATGGCGGGAGTGGGCCTCGTGGAGTCCTTATTGACCTTAAACATGGTGGACGAGATCACGGCAAGCAAGGGAAATGCTAATCGTGAGTCCATGGCGCAGGGTATCGCCAATACGATAAATGGCCTCTTTGGCGGTATGGGGGGCTGTGCTATGGTTGCACAGACTTTAGTCAACCTGAACGCCGGCGCCCGCACCCGATTATCGGCGTTTATTGGATCAATGACCATTTTGTTGATCATTTTGGTGGGTGCTCCTTTCATAGAGCAGATTCCGATGGCTGCACTGGTTGGTGTCATGATGATGGTTGCCATTGGCACCTTTCAATGGGTAAGCTTGCGTATCATTACTAAATTTCCGAAGTCAGATATATTTGTTGGCATGCTCGTCGCCGTAATCACGGTGCTCTTGCACAATTTGGCCCTTGCTGTGCTGATGGGGGTAGTTATATCTGCCCTTGTATTTGCCTGGGACAATGCCAAACGTATACGAGCTAGAAAGTACATAGATTCGGATGGCGTAAAGCACTATGAAATCTATGGCCCGCTTTTCTTTGGTTCTACTGCCAATTTTTTGGAAAAATTTGAGGTAAACGAAGATCCTGATCATGTGATTTTAGATTTCAAAGAAAGCAGGGTTGTTGACATGTCTGCTATTGATGCGCTCAATAAAATCACCGAACGGTATGCGGCTCAGGACAAAAAGATTGAGCTCTGGCATCTCAGTGAGGATTGCCGATCTCTGCTGAAGAATGCTGAAGGAGTCGCTTTAGTGAATATTAAAGAGGACCCGACTTATAAAGTAATGCCGGGAAACTGA
- a CDS encoding methyltransferase yields the protein MDTLELNKDYWDERYKKHEIGWDIGYASPAIVAYATASIPKSATILIPGCGNAHEARALLFEGFTNLTLLDIAPTLVRKVQKQFDKTKYVRVVCKDFFLHTPQYDYILEQTFFCALHPSLREKYVEQMASLLRPGGTLAGLLFNRTFERKGPPFGGNIAEYQKLFNSLFDIVQMKPCADSIPQRQGSELFIELRKK from the coding sequence ATGGATACATTGGAACTGAATAAAGACTATTGGGACGAACGCTATAAAAAACATGAAATCGGCTGGGATATTGGCTATGCATCGCCAGCGATCGTCGCCTATGCAACAGCATCGATTCCAAAATCCGCCACGATACTGATTCCCGGCTGTGGCAACGCCCACGAAGCTCGGGCCCTGTTATTTGAGGGCTTTACAAATCTTACTTTACTTGATATCGCACCCACACTTGTTCGTAAGGTGCAAAAACAATTCGATAAAACTAAATACGTACGGGTTGTCTGTAAGGACTTTTTCCTGCACACACCACAGTACGATTATATCCTCGAGCAAACCTTCTTCTGTGCGCTCCATCCCAGCTTGAGAGAAAAATATGTCGAACAAATGGCATCTTTGCTGCGCCCCGGGGGAACTCTTGCCGGTCTATTGTTCAACAGGACCTTTGAAAGAAAAGGTCCACCATTTGGTGGAAACATTGCTGAATATCAGAAGCTGTTTAATAGCCTTTTTGACATTGTACAGATGAAGCCCTGCGCAGACAGTATCCCACAAAGGCAGGGCAGTGAGCTTTTTATTGAACTGCGAAAGAAGTAA
- a CDS encoding AadS family aminoglycoside 6-adenylyltransferase produces MVHRDKKLQNIINWSQRNDDIRAVLLTSSMVNPLAPVDDLSDLDIELIFEHNQHYIADNQWLHNFGTPIAMIEEGETNFDGKHAMKMVLYEDQVKVDFKLFSKSNFLGEVKQAQLPEDWDIGYKVLLDKDGITHGLKKPSHQVSIIKKPNKLKFEQVLNDFWWDCTYVAKCLVRKDIFYAKFMAENNIRTDYLVPLIEWYIANQHDWNITTNKHGRLFQTYLTDEMWNKTLLTFAGKEIEENWNALFAMADLVSQIGRELSSQLVYEYPEQLEADIRKYLIGLKTISLT; encoded by the coding sequence ATGGTACACAGAGACAAAAAACTGCAAAATATTATTAACTGGTCACAGCGTAATGATGATATCCGGGCGGTACTGTTAACTAGCTCCATGGTTAATCCGCTTGCTCCGGTGGACGATTTAAGCGATTTAGATATTGAACTGATTTTTGAACACAACCAACACTATATCGCCGATAATCAATGGCTACACAATTTTGGTACTCCCATAGCGATGATCGAAGAGGGCGAAACTAATTTCGATGGTAAACATGCCATGAAAATGGTTCTTTATGAAGATCAAGTAAAAGTAGATTTTAAACTTTTTAGTAAATCGAATTTTCTCGGAGAAGTCAAACAAGCACAACTCCCTGAAGATTGGGATATCGGATATAAGGTATTATTGGATAAAGACGGAATAACGCATGGCCTAAAGAAACCGAGCCATCAGGTATCTATTATAAAAAAACCAAATAAACTTAAATTTGAGCAGGTCCTAAATGACTTTTGGTGGGACTGCACATATGTTGCCAAATGTTTGGTCCGCAAGGATATCTTTTATGCAAAATTCATGGCGGAAAACAATATCCGAACAGACTACTTAGTTCCACTCATCGAATGGTATATTGCAAACCAGCACGACTGGAATATCACGACCAATAAGCACGGGCGGCTTTTCCAGACCTATCTCACTGATGAAATGTGGAACAAAACATTACTTACGTTTGCTGGGAAAGAAATTGAAGAAAACTGGAATGCCCTGTTTGCAATGGCAGATCTTGTCTCCCAGATAGGTCGTGAGCTGTCAAGTCAGTTGGTTTATGAATATCCTGAACAGCTTGAAGCCGACATCCGGAAATATCTGATTGGATTAAAAACAATTTCCTTAACTTAA
- a CDS encoding ABC transporter permease — MLKNYFKIAFRNLKKNRGFTLTNIIGLAVGMCSAMLILLWVSFQLNFNRHFPKTSELYTVGSRDFSDNKLNVWFSTAKPLAPVLKNEVPEIKDVSRLSSINGLLFSTGEKKVMADVGAFVDSAFLDMFEFPLYAGDRHSMLTSPQSIVLSEQTAKGLFGSADVIGKTIQIDTVHVLTVTGVLKKSEANTIFSGYAYFLPWTLMEKLGYSDSQWGNSSVDLYVELHKGAQLGKIQEQIKDIVPRNSSIETETFLKPFGDIYLYNKYENGKVVGGRIDMVKTFSIVACLILLIACINFINLSTAQSEKRAKEVGIRKVVGAHQRVLVFQFLLESLLLAFISGIIALILLAVVLPSFNTLVGQKFSLPVQKYTFWLSFLGFILTTGFLAGIYPAFFLSSFNPIKVLKGKFKNVHKKINPRKILVVSQFSVAIVLIISTLVIRKQIKHAQDRDFGFKKDNLIYVQEVGELPKNVQLVKQALLAENIAQSVCRLMSPLTERWSGWNGFTWEGKNPNDVIQFNRQTGDDRVVETAGFELVAGRDFDLTKFATDSTAAIINETAAKTMGFKNPIGQYFNDGGKKFQIIGVIKDFIQESPFEPVKPLVIEGASNWMSTMHIRLNPKLNTMDALAKAEAVFKKFNPDYPFDYKFVDEAYARKFADAQRTGKLASLFAGLTIFISCLGLFGLAAYMAESRTKEIGIRKVLGASVIGVTQMLTKEFVVLIVVSCVLAFPAAYWAMESYLSGYSYRISIGWDIFVLAGVGAIAVTFLTVSYQSIKAAIANPVESLRDE, encoded by the coding sequence ATGCTTAAAAATTATTTCAAAATAGCCTTTCGTAATTTAAAGAAAAACAGAGGCTTTACGCTAACGAACATTATTGGCCTGGCGGTGGGTATGTGCTCAGCCATGCTGATCTTGTTATGGGTGAGTTTTCAGCTAAACTTTAACCGGCACTTCCCGAAAACGTCGGAATTATATACAGTTGGATCCAGAGATTTTTCGGATAACAAGCTTAATGTCTGGTTTTCTACGGCCAAGCCCTTAGCGCCAGTGTTAAAAAACGAGGTGCCGGAAATTAAAGATGTGTCAAGGCTAAGCAGTATAAACGGTTTGTTGTTTAGTACAGGAGAAAAAAAGGTCATGGCTGACGTAGGGGCCTTTGTTGATTCAGCGTTTCTCGATATGTTTGAATTTCCGCTATATGCGGGAGATCGTCATTCCATGTTAACCTCACCTCAGAGCATTGTACTATCCGAACAAACCGCAAAAGGGCTTTTCGGAAGTGCAGATGTGATCGGGAAGACGATACAAATCGATACTGTTCATGTCTTAACCGTCACTGGGGTGCTGAAAAAAAGCGAGGCCAATACTATTTTCAGTGGCTATGCCTATTTCCTACCTTGGACATTGATGGAAAAATTAGGCTATTCAGATAGCCAATGGGGCAATAGTTCCGTTGACCTTTATGTTGAACTTCACAAAGGTGCGCAGCTTGGCAAGATCCAGGAACAGATCAAAGATATTGTTCCCCGTAATTCGAGTATTGAGACCGAGACTTTCTTAAAACCATTTGGTGATATCTATCTCTACAATAAATACGAAAATGGCAAGGTTGTAGGCGGCCGGATAGATATGGTTAAGACTTTTAGCATCGTAGCCTGTTTAATCCTATTAATCGCCTGTATTAATTTTATCAATCTGAGTACAGCACAAAGCGAGAAAAGAGCCAAGGAGGTCGGTATCCGTAAGGTGGTAGGAGCACATCAGCGTGTGCTTGTTTTTCAGTTTCTACTGGAATCTTTATTGTTAGCTTTTATATCGGGAATCATTGCCCTGATTCTCCTTGCTGTCGTTTTGCCCAGCTTCAATACCTTGGTAGGCCAGAAATTTAGCCTACCCGTCCAGAAATATACGTTTTGGTTATCCTTCTTGGGCTTCATTTTAACGACAGGTTTCCTTGCCGGTATCTATCCCGCGTTCTTTTTGTCCTCTTTTAACCCGATCAAAGTACTGAAAGGAAAGTTTAAAAATGTTCACAAAAAGATTAATCCACGCAAGATACTGGTGGTTAGTCAATTTAGTGTCGCTATTGTCCTAATTATCAGCACCCTCGTCATACGGAAGCAGATTAAACATGCACAAGACAGGGATTTTGGGTTTAAAAAAGATAATCTTATTTATGTGCAGGAGGTAGGCGAGCTACCAAAAAACGTGCAGCTGGTCAAGCAGGCGTTGTTGGCCGAGAATATTGCCCAATCGGTCTGTCGGTTGATGTCGCCTCTCACCGAGCGCTGGAGTGGCTGGAATGGTTTTACATGGGAAGGGAAAAATCCAAATGATGTGATTCAGTTTAACCGTCAGACTGGTGACGATCGGGTGGTGGAAACGGCAGGTTTTGAGCTAGTGGCCGGAAGGGACTTTGATTTGACGAAATTTGCCACGGATTCAACGGCGGCAATAATCAATGAGACCGCTGCGAAAACAATGGGTTTTAAGAATCCTATTGGACAGTATTTTAATGATGGTGGAAAAAAATTCCAAATTATTGGCGTGATTAAGGATTTTATCCAAGAATCACCATTTGAGCCGGTGAAACCGCTGGTTATAGAAGGGGCAAGCAATTGGATGAGCACGATGCATATTCGGCTTAATCCGAAGCTAAACACGATGGATGCGCTAGCGAAAGCTGAGGCCGTTTTCAAGAAGTTTAACCCGGATTATCCTTTCGATTACAAATTTGTGGATGAAGCATATGCAAGGAAATTCGCCGATGCGCAACGCACAGGTAAACTAGCCAGCTTATTTGCGGGGCTAACAATTTTTATTTCCTGTTTAGGGCTATTTGGTTTGGCTGCCTATATGGCTGAAAGCCGGACTAAGGAAATAGGTATCCGTAAAGTGCTTGGGGCTTCGGTCATTGGCGTGACACAGATGCTGACAAAGGAGTTTGTCGTGCTGATCGTGGTTTCCTGTGTACTTGCGTTTCCAGCGGCCTATTGGGCAATGGAAAGCTATTTGTCCGGTTACTCCTATAGAATATCAATTGGTTGGGATATCTTTGTGCTTGCCGGTGTCGGCGCTATTGCTGTGACGTTCCTCACTGTGAGCTATCAGTCGATTAAAGCAGCAATTGCCAATCCAGTGGAATCGCTAAGGGATGAGTAA